In the Salvia miltiorrhiza cultivar Shanhuang (shh) chromosome 8, IMPLAD_Smil_shh, whole genome shotgun sequence genome, aaaaaaaaagaaaaaaaaaagaaaatcactcGAGGATACCCGATAACTCGGGTACTCCTCGAGGACCTCCCCCCCGCATTGCACTCCTCGAAGCCACTCCTCTCCTCGAGTGAGTTCGAGTACTCACTCGAGcacccgcgatgcgggtgctcttaaACATGCAATTCTCTATTATCTAATTCTCTCCATACCCTACCAAATTCTCCTTTaattttctccttcttctcttttttatgaattattttctatacatcattaaatttgattcatgaaaaaaatattcaatatacttaaatttaatatggtataaaaattataaaaaatatatttaaaactaataagttatgaaatattaaaatataaaatattttattttctcttttcattaaaattttataactttttatttatttaatatgatgtataataataataatgcgtaattttcaatattttaaatttatttaatgattataattattattacattttatataaagttgaaTAAACTACATTTTCAAATTCTTGATTTTTTGAGTAATTACTGtggattattttcttttatttttaaaatatattttatatttatttatattttaattttatttaatatttatatttgactaatagtaataataaaaaaggTCACGTCTTCTCAATATGAGTATTGAGAGCTCAGTCGTCCGTCAATGGCGCCTTGATTTCAGAAACTATCCAATCACACTCCATTGATAAACCCCTCGATTCTCTCTCATCATTTCCAGCTGAATGCATCTATGAAAACTCCACCAAAACCAGTTTTCCACTTCCTTTTCGATCTCCCCACCAAAAAAATCCTCCCCAATTCACCCCTAATTCGACAAGACTGCaacaaaaccctaaaaaatggATTCCTCATCCCCAAATTTCTCGATTCCATTGCACAATTCGATAAATCCACTCAACGAAGATCAATCTCATCCGCGCACTCGGACCCTCCCGCCTCGGATGCAGTCTCCGTCGCTTCCACGGCGAGTTCGCCGTCGGAGGCGATCGACGCCGGCTCTTCGATAAGAAAACCGATCAGTTTGTGGCCGGGAATGTACCATTCGCCCGTCACAAATGCATTGTGGGAAGCGAGATCGAAATTGTTCGAGAAGACTTCGAATGGGTCCGAAAATGGCTCAGCTCAGAGTGAACTGATCGCCAAAAAACCGGCGGAGAGTCGAACGAGTATCTTGTACAAGTTTTCGAGTGATTATATACTGAGAGAGCAGTATAGGAATCCATGGAATGAGATTCGAATGGGGAAGTTGCTTGAAGATCTTGATGCTTTGGCTGGAACTATATCTTTCAAGGTAGTTTCCAACTCTTTCAAACtttgtttattcatttatttgaaGTTGAAAAGAACAAATCGAGCTTTGATTTTTATGAAATGCATAAATTAATGATGCTAATAGCAATTTCTGAGATATTATGATAAAAATTAATGACCTCATGAAAGGGGTTCACTGTAAGGGGCGGAAGCAGAAAAAATCTTGATCACTCAAGTTTTTTAGAAGATAAATTCTATGCTATTTTGTTTGATGATAGGAGCTTTTTGGATAAAACTTTGCGCAATAATCTGATAATTTGACAATTTTATAAGAATAAACATATTGCTTGgtgggggctgaagcccccctcTACCTCGCTGTAGGTATGTAGCATATCACTCATttaaatgtgtatatatatactattttgAACTACTTGCAGCTGCTACTTGTTAGTGCATTTATTAGTATCTCGATTAGAAGGCGTTTGGTAGAATTTGAACCTTGACCGTTTAAGCACATTTGATGCTCGAGTTTGTTGGCGATGCTCTGTGGTTTGAGTGTTGCAGCTTATGTGAATTGTgtctaagagggtgtttggctaagcttattttgaAGAGctttgaacttataagctccaacaGTTTATAAGTTGACAAAGTAtgtggataattgagcttataagctagaaaaataattttgagtTAGATAGAGAAAATCCTTCTTAGTTCTTAGAaaagagaaaattgaagataaataaaattgaaaaggtaTATGATGGAAATAACAAATCATAATAAGGtttatttttacagcttataaattgtttaagagcttatgtTGCCAAATACTTtgcaagagcttataagctttcaAATAGCTTATAAATGttttaaggagcttataagctcagccaaacactaTTTTAAATACAATCTCAAGTTGCTTATTAACCTCTCTTCATCAATACATATTCTTCTCGAATCCTTCTTCTCTTGCTAATCACATGTATACTCACTCCGCCTCCAAATAAGTGTCCTATTTAGAAATGAAATCGGTCTCCGAATAAGTGTTCTATTCCAGAATTCCATGGTAAAATGATGCTAAACTTCCCATTAAACCATTGTAATCATTACAAATTTCCTTtactttttaagtttttaagGTAGAGAAGGGGACACTTATTCGGGGACAGAGggaagggagtattttttattgatCTTGTAGAATAACATCCtctatttattttgaattatgtCAGATTTCATTGCTTCTCTGTTTTTTGCGTTAGAATCGTATTTTCTGATTTCGTGGATGCTCCAGCACTGCTCCAGTAAGGATAGCTCCACAAGGCCATTAATATTAGTCACTGCTTCGGTCGACAAGATGGTCCTCAGGAAACCTATCAAGATCGACACTGATCTAACGATAGCTGGGGCCGTTACTTGGGTTGGACGCTCGTCCATGGAGATTCAACTCGAAGTCGCTCAGTCTTCTCAAGGTATCGTTCCATATTATAGTTTGTAGGAATGTTTTGTGTTGTCTTTGAGATGATATTTCACATTTTTTGCTCTCTTGCAGAAACATCAGATCCGTCGGATGCAGTTGCCCTCACAGCCAACTTCACATTCGTGGCTCGTGACTCAGAAACCGGAAAATCAGCCGTGATCAACCAGATCACTCCGGAAACGGAGAAGGAGAAAGTACTTTGGAAAGAAGCTGAAGAAAGGAACAAATTGAGGAAGCAGAGGAAAGgcgaagaaaagaaagaaatgaacGATGATGATATGAAGAGGCTCGACGAAATGCTATCCGAGGGTCGGATCTTTTGCGATATGCCAGTTTTGGCCGACAGAGATAGTATCCTTATCAAGGATACTTGCCTTCAGAATTCTTTAATGTGCCAGCCGCAGCAAAGGAACATTCACGGGCGAATATTCGGAGGTTTCTTGATGAGGCGAGCACTGGAGCTCGCCTTTGCGACTGCTTACGCCTTTGCAGGAAGCGCGCCTTGCTTTCATGAAGTTGATCATGTAGATTTCCTTAAACCAGTAAGTCGAAGGATGGCACACTGCCTTTCTTGAAATCGTCGTGCATATCAATTCTGAAGAGCAAAGAGAGAAGCGCCTAACGCGTTTTCTTTGATGGCATAGGTTGATGTTGGGAACTTCCTCCGTTTCAAATCTTGCGTGTTGTATACAGAACTCGAGAATCCAAGAAAACCTATGATTAATGTGGAAGTCGTAGCTCATGTTATGCGGCCCGAGCTTCGATCCAGTGAGGTCAGCAGATCGCACTTACCTAATCTATACTATTCATTCATTCCTTCATATTTAGGTGTTAAGCGTGACTTATTTTGCTCTTCTTTTCTACGTGCTGTTTCTTTAGATGGCTACTCCTTTCCTATTCTGGCGTTTTTTCCATTGAATTTTCACCATAAAGGTTTTAATGAGTTTTGCCAGATTTTTTAGATCTCTTTTTTTAGGGATCATAGGGAGCTTTCATATATTTTTGGTTTACACATTACACAAACTTAAAATCTTGGCtctaaatacacaaagttttaatttctttttttgattTCACGCACGAAGAATACTTCCAGCGAATGAACATTGAGGTGGAAACTGTCAACATAGCTTAAAACGGAAGTCT is a window encoding:
- the LOC130999744 gene encoding acyl-coenzyme A thioesterase 2, chloroplastic isoform X2 gives rise to the protein MKTPPKPVFHFLFDLPTKKILPNSPLIRQDCNKTLKNGFLIPKFLDSIAQFDKSTQRRSISSAHSDPPASDAVSVASTASSPSEAIDAGSSIRKPISLWPGMYHSPVTNALWEARSKLFEKTSNGSENGSAQSELIAKKPAESRTSILYKFSSDYILREQYRNPWNEIRMGKLLEDLDALAGTISFKHCSSKDSSTRPLILVTASVDKMVLRKPIKIDTDLTIAGAVTWVGRSSMEIQLEVAQSSQETSDPSDAVALTANFTFVARDSETGKSAVINQITPETEKEKVLWKEAEERNKLRKQRKGEEKKEMNDDDMKRLDEMLSEGRIFCDMPVLADRDSILIKDTCLQNSLMCQPQQRNIHGRIFGGFLMRRALELAFATAYAFAGSAPCFHEVDHVDFLKPVDVGNFLRFKSCVLYTELENPRKPMINVEVVAHVMRPELRSSEVSNKFYFTFTVNSDALKNGRKIRNVVPATEEEARRVIERMEAERSY
- the LOC130999744 gene encoding acyl-coenzyme A thioesterase 2, chloroplastic isoform X1, with the translated sequence MKTPPKPVFHFLFDLPTKKILPNSPLIRQDCNKTLKNGFLIPKFLDSIAQFDKSTQRRSISSAHSDPPASDAVSVASTASSPSEAIDAGSSIRKPISLWPGMYHSPVTNALWEARSKLFEKTSNGSENGSAQSELIAKKPAESRTSILYKFSSDYILREQYRNPWNEIRMGKLLEDLDALAGTISFKHCSSKDSSTRPLILVTASVDKMVLRKPIKIDTDLTIAGAVTWVGRSSMEIQLEVAQSSQETSDPSDAVALTANFTFVARDSETGKSAVINQITPETEKEKVLWKEAEERNKLRKQRKGEEKKEMNDDDMKRLDEMLSEGRIFCDMPVLADRDSILIKDTCLQNSLMCQPQQRNIHGRIFGGFLMRRALELAFATAYAFAGSAPCFHEVDHVDFLKPVDVGNFLRFKSCVLYTELENPRKPMINVEVVAHVMRPELRSSEVSRSHLPNLYYSFIPSYLGVKRDLFCSSFLRAVSLDGYSFPILAFFPLNFHHKGFNEFCQIF